Proteins encoded in a region of the Micropterus dolomieu isolate WLL.071019.BEF.003 ecotype Adirondacks linkage group LG07, ASM2129224v1, whole genome shotgun sequence genome:
- the LOC123973650 gene encoding norrin yields the protein MKSSVSVGPPSGLLLVLMCCPLLGLVQSASSNKASDNIHPHLGDTDPERCMRHHFVETITHPIYKCNSKMVLLARCEGHCSHTTRSDPLISFSSVLKQPFKSTCSCCRPHTSKLKAVRLRCAGGTRITATYRYILACNCEECS from the exons ATGAAATCTTCCGTCTCTGTGGGGCCCCCTTCTGGCCTGCTACTGGTCCTGATGTGCTGCCCGCTGCTGGGCTTGGTCCAGTCTGCCAGCAGCAACAAGGCCAGCGATAACATACACCCACACCTGGGAGACACTGACCCTGAGCGCTGCATGAGGCACCACTTTGTGGAGACCATCACACACCCGATTTACAAGTGCAACTCAAAG ATGGTGTTGCTGGCGCGCTGCGAGGGCCACTGCAGCCACACGACCCGCTCCGACCCCCTCATCTCCTTCAGCTCGGTGCTCAAACAGCCGTTCAAGAGCACCTGCTCCTGCTGCCGGCCACACACCTCCAAGCTGAAGGCGGTGAGGCTGCGGTGCGCTGGCGGGACTCGCATTACGGCCACTTACAGATACATCTTAGCCTGCAACTGTGAGGAGTGCAGCTGA